The following proteins come from a genomic window of Montipora foliosa isolate CH-2021 chromosome 2, ASM3666993v2, whole genome shotgun sequence:
- the LOC137990597 gene encoding uncharacterized protein, giving the protein MASNITGICLLILTICQLSEARMVHRRPALDMRRNFQKWLNDISKDEMSISKFEALMKPGSDEKHASLDKEREQIEKCVRGSPCGENGNGYEHEKFRVKEQSENGDKNRIENDDAPKKFNAKKPYCPIGLWCINEQKRGYENSDTLDRCPPGLWCKRNRIKWAAKDLFTKQPKKRERERLCQSGHQCSVQREEDDAVADALKRCPPGLWCKRNQEVTNVDKTSCPIGLKCSSKREAGFESYTSLQNCPPGLWCKRDEFFAKEGTAKAKGTTEECPDGLKCSDQRLMSPENLEILGECPPGFVCQGSFSSGDGLIKEQSNNPEEDNLHCSSGTWCAVKRDVSNIVHNNLERCPPGLWCKRNTEKIHRVSSKQGDDNDPWQSLQTQGLNLN; this is encoded by the coding sequence ATGGCTTCAAATATCACTGGTATTTGCTTGTTAATCCTAACCATTTGTCAATTAAGCGAAGCAAGAATGGTGCATCGTAGGCCGGCACTCGACATGAGAAGAAATTTCCAGAAATGGTTGAATGATATTTCGAAAGATGAGATGTCTATATCAAAGTTTGAAGCGCTGATGAAGCCAGGAAGTGACGAGAAGCACGCAAGTTTAGACAAAGAAAGGGAACAAATAGAGAAATGTGTGCGTGGATCGCCGTGTGGAGAAAACGGCAACGGCTACGAACACGAAAAGTTTAGGGTAAAAGAGCAGTCGGAAAACGGCGACAAAAATCGGATAGAAAACGATGACGCACCCAAAAAGTTCAACGCAAAAAAACCTTATTGTCCCATTGGGTTATGGTGcattaatgaacaaaaacgTGGCTACGAGAATTCAGACACATTGGACCGATGCCCTCCCGGATTGTGGTGTAAGAGAAACAGGATAAAATGGGCTGCCAAAGATCTATTCACCAAGCAAcccaaaaaaagagagagagaaaggcTCTGCCAAAGTGGTCATCAGTGTTCAGTGCAGAGAGAAGAGGACGACGCCGTGGCTGATGCCCTGAAGAGATGTCCGCCAGGTTTATGGTGCAAACGAAACCAAGAAGTAACAAACGTTGATAAAACAAGCTGTCCGATAGGTTTAAAGTGTTCCTCTAAGAGAGAGGCGGGATTTGAATCATATACATCATTACAAAACTGCCCACCAGGGTTGTGGTGTAAGAGAGACGAGTTTTTTGCCAAAGAGGGTACCGCTAAGGCAAAAGGCACGACAGAAGAGTGCCCAGATGGATTGAAGTGTTCCGATCAACGACTAATGAGCCCCGAGAATTTGGAAATTCTTGGTGAATGTCCTCCTGGTTTCGTGTGCCAGGGTAGCTTTTCAAGTGGCGATGGTCTCATCAAGGAACAAAGTAACAACCCCGAAGAGGACAATCTACACTGTTCATCTGGTACCTGGTGCGCAGTTAAACGGGATGTGTCAAACATAGTGCACAACAACTTGGAAAGATGTCCTCCAGGCTTGTGGTGCAAGCGAAATACAGAAAAAATCCATCGTGTCTCCTCTAAACAAGGAGATGACAATGATCCTTGGCAATCTTTGCAAACTCAAGGCCTGAATCTAAATTGA